The following coding sequences are from one Halomonas sp. HAL1 window:
- a CDS encoding SDR family oxidoreductase, with protein MSTWETPQRIWLTGATSGIGEALARKFIAQGHQVVLSARNAESLEALCQGHPNAHPLPLDVSDRQAVLNAGETIAERLGALDLALFNAGTCEYLNAQQFDMDLVERVFKPNLFGTLYGVEAALPLLRAARQQGLPARLAATSSASAYLPLPRAEAYGASKAAVSYFLESLRLDLDQEGIDVSLIHPGFVKTPLTERNDFPMPMQVTAEQAADAIIAGLVKGRLDIHFPRRFTYLVKLLGILPPALRRQIGLRMTRAQKESS; from the coding sequence ATGAGTACATGGGAAACGCCCCAACGTATTTGGTTAACCGGTGCCACGTCCGGCATTGGTGAAGCGCTTGCCCGTAAATTCATCGCCCAAGGCCACCAGGTGGTACTCAGTGCCCGCAACGCGGAGTCACTTGAAGCGCTGTGCCAAGGCCACCCCAATGCCCATCCGCTCCCGCTAGATGTTAGTGACCGCCAAGCCGTGCTTAACGCTGGCGAGACCATTGCCGAGCGCCTGGGGGCATTAGATTTAGCGTTATTCAATGCTGGTACTTGCGAATACCTGAACGCTCAACAGTTCGATATGGATTTAGTCGAGCGCGTTTTTAAGCCTAACTTATTTGGCACTTTGTACGGCGTCGAAGCCGCTCTGCCGCTGCTGCGGGCAGCACGGCAGCAGGGTCTGCCCGCCCGACTAGCGGCCACCTCCAGCGCCTCGGCCTATTTACCGCTACCCCGCGCAGAAGCCTATGGCGCTTCTAAAGCCGCCGTCAGCTACTTCCTGGAATCGCTGCGCTTGGATCTCGATCAGGAAGGCATTGATGTCAGCCTTATCCACCCCGGCTTTGTGAAAACGCCACTCACCGAGCGAAACGACTTCCCGATGCCCATGCAGGTCACCGCCGAGCAAGCGGCCGATGCCATTATCGCAGGCCTGGTAAAGGGTCGACTGGATATCCATTTTCCACGCCGGTTCACCTATCTGGTCAAATTGCTGGGCATTTTGCCTCCTGCCTTGCGCCGTCAGATAGGCCTGCGCATGACCCGCGCCCAAAAGGAATCGTCATGA
- a CDS encoding nuclear transport factor 2 family protein encodes MAEPAALEAFCAFFKKLDNTCTEKLYEVYTENIIFSDPLHHLEGREALARYFSAMYENVEHCHFTYHTRQLQGQQAFVTWTMTFMHPRLAGGRAVKVEGCSALTFATDGRVERHRDYFDAGAMLYEHLPLMGSAIRWLKKRLA; translated from the coding sequence ATGGCTGAGCCTGCGGCGCTGGAGGCGTTCTGCGCCTTTTTCAAAAAACTGGACAATACCTGTACAGAAAAGCTATACGAGGTATATACTGAAAATATAATTTTTAGTGACCCGCTGCACCATCTTGAAGGTCGCGAAGCGTTAGCGCGTTATTTTTCAGCCATGTATGAAAATGTCGAGCACTGCCACTTTACTTACCACACTCGGCAGTTACAGGGACAACAAGCGTTTGTTACCTGGACCATGACGTTTATGCATCCCCGATTGGCAGGTGGCCGAGCTGTCAAGGTCGAAGGCTGTAGCGCACTCACCTTTGCCACCGATGGGCGCGTTGAGCGTCATCGCGATTATTTTGATGCTGGCGCCATGCTTTACGAACATTTACCGCTGATGGGAAGCGCCATTCGCTGGTTAAAAAAACGCCTTGCCTAA
- the phrB gene encoding deoxyribodipyrimidine photo-lyase, translating to MKRQLVWLRSDLRIDDNSALAAAAAKGPVIAVFLRSIPQWQEHGHGANKLDFWARGVAAVKTALNGLNIPLLHRDIDHYNQAPDVLLEIAREHDVEQLHFNCEYALNERRRDQAVQDAFKKTERTAHGYHDAVAFSPGSLLTGKGDFYGVFTPFSKAWRKQVTVDQLALRESPPVQTALDIKSDPLPALPALDSTPIEERLWPAGERPAADNLARFLRFRGRHYKDQRDLPKVRGTSELSPYLALGMISHRQCLQAVMTENGGHLGDGDIGLTTWVNELIWREFYQHVAVGFPEVCRYQPFQAHTKQLQWRDDDEGFQAWCEGRTGYPIVDAAMRQLVATGWMHNRLRMITAMFLSKHLLIDWRRGETFFMRHLVDGEFCANNGGWQWAASTGTDAAPYFRIFNPTTQSTRFDADGEFIAHWLPELADLPAKARHAPPQDLLTGVQYPAPIVDHKAARQRALDAFKSLTK from the coding sequence ATGAAACGTCAATTGGTTTGGCTGCGCAGCGACTTGCGTATTGATGACAACAGTGCCCTGGCTGCCGCAGCGGCCAAAGGGCCTGTCATCGCGGTTTTTTTGCGCAGTATTCCCCAGTGGCAAGAGCACGGGCACGGTGCCAACAAGCTGGACTTTTGGGCGCGCGGCGTTGCCGCCGTTAAAACAGCCCTTAACGGATTGAATATTCCGCTTCTTCATCGCGATATTGACCACTATAACCAAGCGCCAGACGTACTGCTTGAGATCGCTCGGGAACATGATGTTGAGCAGTTGCACTTCAACTGCGAGTACGCCCTCAATGAGCGTCGCCGCGACCAAGCCGTACAAGATGCCTTTAAAAAAACTGAGAGGACCGCCCATGGTTATCACGATGCCGTGGCATTTTCCCCTGGCAGCCTGTTAACCGGCAAAGGCGACTTTTACGGTGTTTTTACCCCCTTTTCCAAAGCGTGGCGCAAGCAGGTCACCGTCGACCAGTTAGCGCTGCGCGAGTCACCACCGGTGCAAACAGCACTGGATATTAAAAGTGATCCGCTGCCTGCGCTACCGGCCCTTGACAGCACACCGATTGAAGAGCGCCTGTGGCCTGCCGGTGAACGGCCCGCGGCGGATAACTTGGCGCGTTTCCTGCGCTTTCGTGGCCGCCACTATAAAGACCAGCGCGACCTGCCCAAGGTACGTGGTACCAGCGAACTCTCGCCCTATCTGGCATTAGGCATGATCTCCCATCGCCAGTGCTTGCAAGCCGTAATGACCGAGAATGGCGGTCATCTTGGCGATGGCGATATTGGCCTGACGACCTGGGTTAATGAACTGATCTGGCGCGAATTTTATCAGCATGTCGCGGTGGGGTTTCCCGAGGTGTGCCGCTATCAACCCTTCCAGGCACACACCAAGCAGTTGCAGTGGCGCGACGATGATGAAGGCTTTCAAGCCTGGTGCGAAGGGCGCACGGGATACCCCATTGTGGATGCCGCCATGCGTCAACTAGTCGCCACGGGCTGGATGCATAACCGGCTGCGCATGATCACGGCGATGTTTTTAAGCAAACATCTCCTAATTGACTGGCGACGCGGTGAAACCTTTTTTATGCGCCACTTGGTGGATGGTGAATTCTGCGCCAACAACGGCGGTTGGCAGTGGGCGGCCTCGACGGGTACCGATGCCGCACCCTACTTCCGCATTTTTAACCCCACCACCCAATCCACCCGTTTTGATGCTGACGGTGAGTTTATTGCCCACTGGCTGCCTGAGCTTGCTGACCTTCCCGCCAAAGCGCGCCATGCGCCGCCTCAAGACCTACTCACCGGTGTGCAGTACCCAGCGCCGATCGTTGATCACAAAGCGGCACGTCAACGTGCGCTGGACGCGTTTAAATCACTCACTAAATAA
- a CDS encoding MerR family transcriptional regulator, producing the protein MSLKATHPPDTPLYPIREVSRLTGVNSVTLRAWERRYGLIRPQRTPKGHRLYAQDDITRIERILQWLNRGVPVSQVADLLDQPETIETPTPDAGDWASQRLQLQAIIEALDLPKLEAFYYQSLALYPLSIAINELWQPVVLSLEAKWAIQADQLVRRTLEAFLRSQVGIRLHYANQATRGPLILLNAMPDDPGPLWVLMSALMASEQGYRVQMLDHSLPLEDLPQAVARLHSSMVLLSSGQRESDSYIRQALPKAAETLNVPIGVCGEVARLREADLRDSPVHMLGDDLPQAIARLRPLLRESGVL; encoded by the coding sequence ATGAGTCTTAAGGCGACCCATCCCCCCGATACGCCGCTCTATCCGATACGCGAAGTGTCTCGCTTGACGGGCGTAAACTCGGTCACCCTTCGCGCTTGGGAACGACGCTACGGGCTAATTCGCCCCCAGCGCACCCCCAAAGGGCATCGCCTTTACGCTCAAGACGACATCACACGCATCGAACGTATCTTGCAGTGGCTCAATCGTGGTGTGCCGGTCAGTCAAGTCGCCGACTTGCTTGACCAGCCAGAAACAATTGAGACGCCTACCCCTGATGCCGGCGATTGGGCTAGCCAACGCCTGCAGCTGCAAGCCATCATCGAAGCGTTAGACCTGCCCAAGCTAGAGGCTTTTTATTACCAGAGCTTAGCGCTCTATCCGCTGAGTATTGCCATTAACGAGCTTTGGCAGCCGGTTGTTTTAAGCTTAGAGGCGAAATGGGCCATTCAGGCAGATCAGTTAGTACGCCGCACCTTGGAAGCATTTTTGCGCAGCCAAGTGGGCATCCGCTTACATTATGCTAACCAGGCTACCCGGGGCCCGCTGATTTTGCTCAATGCCATGCCCGATGACCCTGGCCCGCTCTGGGTGTTGATGTCGGCATTGATGGCCAGCGAGCAAGGCTACCGAGTACAGATGCTTGACCACTCGCTGCCACTGGAGGATCTCCCTCAGGCAGTCGCGCGGCTACACTCGTCGATGGTTCTGCTGTCTAGCGGCCAGCGCGAAAGTGACAGCTATATTCGCCAAGCGCTGCCTAAAGCCGCCGAGACGCTTAATGTGCCCATCGGCGTGTGTGGTGAAGTGGCGCGCCTGCGCGAAGCCGATCTGCGCGATAGCCCGGTTCACATGCTAGGCGATGACCTGCCCCAGGCGATTGCTCGCTTGCGTCCTCTCTTACGCGAGTCAGGCGTACTGTAA
- a CDS encoding NAD(P)/FAD-dependent oxidoreductase: MAILPLSAHQSVAIIGAGIAGLACGQVLANSGASVTLFDKAQGPGGRMSSKRRPSATLDLGAQAFSVRDADFQRAVDTWLSIGCIASWPTATYQASPNGWQAHNDGQKRYAGAPRMSALTRHLADSLTALPQAALHTGTSITSLKRNQKGWQLVAAGGMTHGPYDQVVISAPPPQAHALLAMWDDDLATACQTRKQRACWAGWAIFDGPLPAIPGVDPDWQMARVAHPALHIVSRNQTKPGRAAQSESLSLLAQLDWSEAHLEQPASEVANQLLTALKSFFHVSATLPDLIETGAHRWRYAQPAAACEHTYLYSGNGLALCGDNVCDGRVEDAWLSGHRLGKALIGRSV; this comes from the coding sequence ATGGCGATACTGCCTCTGAGTGCTCATCAATCGGTCGCCATCATTGGTGCAGGCATCGCAGGGCTTGCCTGTGGGCAGGTACTCGCCAATAGCGGCGCTAGCGTTACGCTGTTTGATAAAGCCCAAGGCCCTGGTGGGCGCATGTCGAGTAAGCGCAGGCCCAGCGCGACGCTAGATTTAGGCGCTCAGGCTTTCAGCGTGCGCGACGCAGACTTTCAGCGCGCAGTTGATACATGGCTATCCATTGGCTGCATCGCTTCCTGGCCCACCGCTACCTATCAGGCTAGCCCAAATGGCTGGCAGGCGCATAACGATGGGCAAAAGCGCTACGCCGGTGCTCCTCGAATGAGTGCCTTGACGCGTCATTTGGCCGACTCGCTAACGGCGCTACCTCAGGCAGCACTGCATACAGGCACTTCCATCACGTCACTCAAACGCAATCAAAAAGGGTGGCAGTTGGTAGCGGCGGGCGGCATGACGCATGGGCCTTATGATCAGGTAGTGATTAGCGCACCACCGCCCCAGGCCCATGCACTGCTGGCAATGTGGGACGACGATTTGGCCACCGCTTGCCAAACGCGAAAGCAACGCGCCTGCTGGGCGGGATGGGCGATTTTTGACGGACCGCTTCCCGCCATACCCGGTGTTGACCCAGACTGGCAGATGGCGCGGGTTGCCCACCCTGCCCTGCATATTGTGTCACGTAACCAAACAAAACCAGGACGCGCTGCTCAATCTGAAAGCCTTAGCCTGCTGGCTCAACTCGACTGGAGCGAAGCACATTTGGAGCAGCCTGCCAGTGAGGTGGCTAACCAACTTCTTACTGCTCTAAAAAGTTTTTTTCACGTCTCAGCAACCCTACCCGACCTGATTGAAACAGGCGCGCACCGGTGGCGCTATGCACAACCAGCGGCCGCTTGTGAACACACATACTTATACAGTGGAAACGGTTTGGCCTTGTGCGGCGATAACGTTTGCGATGGCCGCGTAGAAGATGCCTGGCTATCAGGCCACCGCTTAGGGAAAGCGCTAATAGGCCGGTCGGTCTAA
- a CDS encoding TIGR01777 family oxidoreductase — MRVLVTGGSGFVGQRLCQKLIEQGHEVQVVSRHPHQVRDRLPSGCDIRDSAQAFIESPPDALINLAGESIAGKRWSDEQKAKLINSRVASTEQLVALCEQLKANGQPLPKVMVSGSAMGYYGDQGKRVVTEETIPNDEFAHRLCKQWEAATQPIEAMGVRLAILRTGLVLDAGGGSLQKMLPPFKLGLGGRFGRGEQFMPWIHRDDLVAAILFLINHDTLSGPFNGSAPHPVTNATFTKTLAKHLNRPAIFPVPAFVLKAGLGEMSRLLLTGADMRPVRLEAAGFTFQYPTLDKALEAIL, encoded by the coding sequence ATGCGCGTATTAGTGACCGGAGGCAGTGGGTTTGTCGGCCAGCGGCTATGCCAAAAACTGATAGAGCAGGGCCACGAGGTGCAAGTGGTCTCCCGTCACCCTCATCAAGTACGCGATCGCTTGCCTAGCGGCTGTGATATTCGTGACAGCGCCCAGGCGTTTATTGAGTCGCCACCGGATGCGCTAATTAACCTGGCTGGAGAGTCTATTGCCGGTAAGCGCTGGAGCGATGAGCAGAAAGCCAAGCTGATAAATTCTCGTGTAGCGTCAACTGAGCAATTGGTCGCGTTGTGTGAACAGTTAAAGGCTAATGGTCAGCCATTGCCGAAGGTAATGGTATCGGGTTCAGCAATGGGCTATTACGGCGATCAGGGCAAGCGCGTAGTGACCGAAGAGACAATCCCTAATGATGAGTTTGCCCATCGTCTGTGCAAACAGTGGGAGGCAGCCACCCAGCCGATTGAGGCGATGGGGGTGCGTTTAGCGATTTTGCGTACGGGATTGGTGCTAGATGCAGGCGGCGGCAGCCTGCAGAAAATGCTGCCGCCGTTTAAGCTAGGGTTAGGTGGCCGCTTTGGCAGAGGTGAGCAATTTATGCCGTGGATTCACCGCGATGATTTAGTCGCGGCGATTTTGTTTCTCATCAATCACGATACCTTGAGCGGCCCCTTTAACGGCAGTGCGCCGCACCCGGTCACCAACGCCACCTTTACCAAAACCCTGGCCAAGCATCTCAATCGACCGGCCATTTTCCCCGTACCCGCGTTTGTCTTGAAGGCGGGGCTGGGTGAAATGTCTCGGCTATTGCTGACCGGGGCGGATATGCGCCCCGTGCGCCTTGAAGCGGCAGGATTTACCTTTCAATATCCCACATTAGACAAGGCGCTTGAGGCGATCCTTTAG
- the rapA gene encoding RNA polymerase-associated protein RapA, producing the protein MSDFSPGQRWISDGEAELGLGTVLNCDARSVTILFSASQETRTYNTRQAPLTRVMFGSGDRVLSADGWQIVVDDSKESDGLITYIGEDKEGNLRELPEAKLADTMQFDQARDRLLTGQVDRNDWFDLRFRTLHHYQRIEQHSALGFSGPRIDLIPHQLYIANEVANRHAPRVLLADEVGLGKTIEAGLILHRLLLNGRVERALILVPDSLTHQWLVELLRRFSLNVTLLDETQSQAHGSYNPFESAQLVLASQGWLFANPQRQEQALASQFDLLIVDEAHHLDWSEEGSGPGYRCVEQLSAVIPGLLLLTATPEQMGIKSHFARLRLLDSERYHDLERFKAEESHYTEVARAIDALEALPGNSDASAHVSAVADDRDSQALLATLCNEEASKAQQDAARAQLSEALLDRHGTGRVMFRNSRRHVGGFPERRLNLAPLALPSAYRRVVRRLERDEDYLDELLIETGMDHPDVLIYPDAAYRELSNDPLNSEDWWHIDPRVNWLLEKLSDDSESGFANEKVLVIAHHRETAEGLAEGLRVLGGYHAPVFHEDLSLIERDRAAAAFADEDGGVQVLVCSEIGSEGRNFQFCRHLVMFDMPQHPDQLEQRIGRLDRIGQLHAIELHIPTFEGSPGERLLRWYNEGMDAFSAPHGVGNELFDAFGDALADALLDDEALDEIIAETRTMFSAKLAEHDAGRNRLLELNACRPARAQQVIDAVRELDEDAALPRYLERALDIFGVESQEIGKGLMHLQPSQHMLDGLPGLVKGEEGFTATYSRAQALVRDDVQRLSWEHPLLREMMGRVLDGTMGNSALALLRHDAIPSGRLMAELVFRTHCPAPKKLHLNRFLPPTAVRLLLDESGANLTSKISFTGLGKNLQKVNKSLARDLIKSRHDQLRELLTQGEGEAERQLPSIVENAEARMRAQLDTEIARLTALAEHNPAVRGAEIDALKDERKALSEAIENTRLRLDSVRVIITVDADR; encoded by the coding sequence ATGAGCGATTTTTCTCCCGGCCAACGCTGGATTAGCGACGGTGAAGCTGAGCTTGGGCTCGGCACCGTGCTTAACTGCGACGCCCGTAGCGTTACCATTTTGTTCAGTGCCAGTCAGGAAACCCGTACCTACAATACCCGCCAGGCCCCGCTCACCCGCGTTATGTTCGGCAGCGGCGACCGCGTGCTCTCCGCTGACGGCTGGCAGATCGTTGTCGATGACAGCAAAGAGTCCGACGGCCTGATCACCTATATCGGTGAAGACAAGGAAGGCAATCTGCGCGAGCTGCCCGAGGCTAAACTCGCCGATACCATGCAGTTCGACCAGGCCCGCGACCGTCTGCTGACCGGCCAGGTCGATCGCAACGACTGGTTTGATTTGCGCTTTCGTACCCTGCACCACTATCAGCGTATCGAGCAGCACAGCGCGCTGGGCTTTTCCGGGCCGCGTATCGACCTGATACCTCACCAGCTCTACATTGCCAATGAAGTCGCCAACCGCCATGCGCCCCGCGTACTGCTCGCGGACGAAGTGGGCCTGGGTAAAACCATCGAAGCCGGCCTGATTCTGCACCGCCTGCTGCTCAATGGCCGCGTTGAACGCGCGCTGATTCTGGTCCCCGACAGCCTCACGCATCAATGGCTGGTCGAGTTACTGCGCCGCTTCTCGCTTAATGTCACGCTGTTAGATGAAACCCAAAGCCAAGCCCACGGCAGCTACAACCCCTTTGAGAGCGCGCAGCTTGTGCTAGCCAGCCAGGGCTGGCTGTTCGCCAACCCGCAACGCCAGGAGCAGGCGTTGGCCAGCCAGTTCGACCTGCTGATCGTCGACGAAGCGCACCATCTCGACTGGAGTGAAGAGGGCAGCGGGCCCGGCTACCGGTGCGTCGAACAGCTCTCGGCGGTGATTCCCGGCCTGCTCCTGCTCACCGCTACTCCGGAACAGATGGGCATCAAGAGCCACTTTGCCCGCCTGCGGTTGCTGGATAGCGAGCGCTACCACGACCTGGAGCGCTTCAAAGCCGAAGAGAGCCACTACACCGAAGTCGCACGCGCCATCGATGCCTTGGAGGCTCTGCCCGGCAACTCTGATGCGAGCGCTCACGTCTCTGCGGTAGCCGATGACCGCGACAGCCAGGCGCTGCTGGCCACGCTATGTAACGAAGAAGCTAGCAAAGCGCAGCAGGACGCCGCTCGAGCCCAGCTCAGTGAAGCGCTGCTGGATCGCCACGGCACGGGGCGCGTGATGTTCCGCAACAGCCGCCGCCACGTAGGCGGCTTTCCGGAACGGCGCTTAAACCTCGCGCCGTTAGCATTGCCTTCGGCCTACCGTCGCGTAGTGCGCCGCTTAGAGCGCGACGAGGATTATCTTGATGAGCTGTTGATTGAGACCGGCATGGATCACCCCGATGTGCTGATCTATCCCGATGCAGCCTACCGCGAGCTCAGCAATGACCCGCTCAATAGCGAAGACTGGTGGCACATCGACCCGCGCGTTAACTGGCTGCTGGAAAAGCTCAGCGACGACAGCGAGAGCGGCTTCGCCAACGAAAAAGTCCTGGTCATTGCCCACCACCGGGAAACCGCCGAAGGCCTTGCTGAAGGGCTGCGGGTGCTGGGCGGCTACCATGCGCCGGTGTTCCACGAAGACCTCTCCTTGATAGAGCGTGACCGCGCGGCAGCGGCGTTTGCGGATGAAGATGGAGGCGTTCAGGTGCTGGTGTGCTCGGAAATTGGCTCTGAGGGGCGCAACTTCCAGTTCTGCCGTCACCTAGTCATGTTCGATATGCCCCAGCACCCGGATCAGCTCGAACAGCGTATTGGCCGCTTGGATCGCATCGGCCAACTCCACGCTATTGAGCTGCATATTCCTACCTTTGAGGGCAGCCCCGGCGAGCGTCTGCTGCGCTGGTATAACGAAGGTATGGATGCGTTCAGCGCCCCGCATGGAGTCGGCAACGAGCTGTTTGATGCCTTTGGTGACGCCCTGGCTGACGCCCTGCTGGATGATGAAGCGCTTGATGAGATTATCGCCGAAACCCGCACGATGTTTAGCGCCAAACTGGCGGAACACGATGCGGGCCGCAACCGGCTGCTGGAACTCAACGCCTGCCGCCCTGCCCGCGCTCAGCAGGTCATCGATGCAGTGCGCGAACTTGACGAAGACGCCGCATTGCCGCGCTACCTTGAACGGGCGCTGGATATTTTCGGCGTGGAGAGCCAGGAAATCGGCAAGGGCTTGATGCACCTGCAGCCCAGCCAACATATGCTGGATGGCCTGCCGGGTCTGGTTAAAGGCGAAGAGGGCTTTACCGCCACGTACAGCCGCGCCCAAGCACTGGTCCGCGACGATGTGCAGCGGCTCTCTTGGGAACACCCGCTGCTGCGGGAAATGATGGGCCGCGTGTTGGATGGCACCATGGGCAACTCGGCGCTGGCGCTACTGCGCCACGACGCCATTCCCAGTGGTCGATTGATGGCCGAACTGGTGTTCCGCACCCACTGCCCGGCGCCCAAGAAGCTGCATCTTAACCGCTTCTTGCCACCCACCGCGGTGCGCCTGCTGCTGGATGAATCCGGCGCCAACCTGACCAGCAAGATCTCCTTCACCGGTTTGGGCAAGAACCTGCAGAAGGTGAATAAATCCCTGGCGCGCGATCTGATCAAGAGCCGCCATGACCAACTGCGTGAACTGCTCACTCAAGGGGAAGGCGAAGCCGAGCGCCAGCTGCCCAGCATTGTCGAAAATGCTGAAGCGCGCATGCGTGCGCAATTGGACACAGAAATTGCCCGTTTGACCGCGCTGGCCGAGCACAACCCGGCGGTGCGCGGCGCTGAAATCGACGCGCTGAAAGATGAGCGTAAGGCGCTCAGCGAAGCGATTGAAAATACCCGCCTACGTCTGGATTCCGTGCGGGTAATTATCACCGTTGACGCCGATCGTTAA
- a CDS encoding TlpA disulfide reductase family protein, which translates to MNAIALGPLLISLPRLYAIGCALLLLLCARLLLGLPRRDQQRWFTGLIIVWLVGARVGHLMLNLNSYSAAPLEALKVWQPGYHGLWGMATGLVWTAWTLRARLLAMGGAMAMLVAASSLWLVLVTLAPLGNDFAVDALPEVTLEDVEGNQVHLPSLTEDADLIIVNLWATWCPPCLREMPLLEEAAQRDGVNVVVANQGEDLLPMVRYLDEQQLEFRYALRDPSQQLMALFQAPGLPTTVLFDGQGNTLDVHVGELTRAHLDGWLKD; encoded by the coding sequence ATGAATGCCATCGCTCTCGGCCCACTGCTGATTTCATTACCGCGTCTTTATGCCATCGGCTGCGCGCTGCTGTTGCTACTCTGTGCACGGTTACTGCTAGGCCTTCCCCGGCGTGACCAGCAGCGCTGGTTTACCGGGCTTATCATTGTTTGGTTAGTCGGCGCCCGGGTGGGCCACCTTATGCTTAACCTGAATAGCTATAGCGCCGCCCCACTTGAAGCGCTCAAAGTCTGGCAACCCGGCTACCACGGCCTTTGGGGCATGGCGACAGGCTTGGTATGGACGGCCTGGACGCTGCGGGCGCGGTTATTGGCGATGGGCGGTGCAATGGCAATGCTAGTCGCCGCCTCCAGTCTGTGGCTGGTGCTAGTCACCCTGGCCCCCCTGGGCAATGACTTTGCGGTTGACGCCCTACCTGAGGTCACCCTGGAGGATGTGGAGGGTAACCAAGTGCATCTGCCGTCGCTAACCGAAGATGCTGACCTGATCATCGTCAACCTGTGGGCGACTTGGTGCCCCCCCTGCCTGCGCGAAATGCCGCTGCTTGAGGAGGCCGCCCAGCGCGATGGCGTGAACGTGGTGGTCGCCAATCAAGGTGAAGACCTGTTGCCCATGGTGCGCTATTTGGATGAGCAGCAGCTTGAATTTCGCTATGCCCTGCGTGACCCCAGCCAGCAGCTGATGGCGCTTTTTCAAGCTCCGGGATTGCCCACCACCGTGCTGTTTGACGGCCAGGGCAACACCCTGGATGTCCACGTTGGCGAGCTTACTCGCGCCCATCTGGATGGCTGGTTAAAAGATTGA
- a CDS encoding ABC transporter substrate-binding protein produces the protein MINKRALATAVAASTLAMTGFAQAEVKVGFLGGFTGGIESLTPSIFAGAQLAVEQVNEQGGILDGQTLEMPSGDTTCSDASAASNAADRMVNSENVTAIVGALCTGATIAAANNAAIPGGVLMVSPASTAPAVSELDDNDLVFRTVPSDAFQGEMLAKLLLEKGIDEVAVTYVNNDYGQGLSDAFSAAFESGGGEITENLAHEDNRADYRSELGSLSVSGVETLVVLAYADTSGQTVLRQAYESGMFTQYVGADGMVGDSLIEAIGADVLDGMIATRPGSPDLPGTDIFIEAAEAAELDPSAVFAAQAYDAAFLIALAIEQNGSADREGLSEALRSVATAPGEVILPGEWEKAVELIAAGTDINYEGASGSHEFDDNGDVPGVVVEMAVEDGTFTSKGQVDL, from the coding sequence ATGATCAATAAGCGCGCATTAGCCACAGCTGTGGCGGCCTCCACCCTGGCAATGACGGGATTCGCACAGGCAGAGGTCAAAGTTGGCTTCTTGGGCGGCTTTACCGGGGGAATCGAAAGTTTAACGCCATCGATTTTTGCAGGGGCGCAGCTAGCCGTTGAACAGGTCAATGAGCAGGGCGGTATTCTAGATGGCCAAACGTTGGAGATGCCGTCCGGCGATACCACCTGTTCGGATGCATCGGCCGCTTCAAACGCCGCTGACCGGATGGTGAACTCTGAAAATGTGACGGCGATTGTGGGTGCCCTATGTACGGGTGCAACTATTGCTGCAGCCAACAACGCGGCCATTCCCGGTGGCGTATTGATGGTATCGCCTGCCTCTACGGCGCCTGCCGTATCAGAACTGGACGATAACGATCTGGTGTTCCGCACCGTACCGTCAGACGCTTTCCAGGGGGAAATGCTCGCTAAGCTGCTGCTCGAAAAAGGCATTGATGAAGTCGCCGTTACCTACGTGAATAACGACTACGGACAAGGGCTTTCTGACGCCTTTAGCGCTGCATTTGAGTCGGGTGGTGGTGAGATTACTGAGAACCTTGCCCACGAAGATAACCGCGCGGATTATCGTTCTGAGTTAGGCTCGCTTTCAGTGAGCGGCGTTGAAACACTGGTAGTGTTGGCTTATGCCGATACGTCGGGTCAAACGGTACTGCGTCAAGCCTATGAAAGCGGCATGTTTACCCAGTACGTAGGCGCTGACGGAATGGTCGGCGATAGCCTGATTGAAGCCATCGGTGCGGACGTGCTGGACGGTATGATCGCCACGCGCCCCGGCAGTCCTGACCTGCCCGGCACCGATATTTTTATCGAAGCCGCCGAAGCTGCTGAGCTGGATCCCAGTGCCGTGTTCGCCGCCCAGGCTTACGATGCTGCTTTCCTGATCGCGTTGGCGATTGAGCAAAACGGTAGTGCTGACCGTGAAGGTCTTTCTGAAGCGCTGCGCAGCGTCGCCACTGCCCCCGGTGAGGTCATTCTGCCCGGCGAATGGGAGAAGGCGGTTGAGTTGATCGCCGCGGGTACCGACATCAACTACGAAGGCGCGTCTGGTTCACATGAGTTTGACGATAACGGTGATGTACCGGGCGTGGTGGTAGAAATGGCTGTAGAAGACGGCACCTTTACCAGTAAAGGTCAGGTTGATCTTTAA